A single region of the Dehalococcoides mccartyi genome encodes:
- a CDS encoding complex I 24 kDa subunit family protein has translation MESIWKEKVDGVITQSGSSRLSLLPCLEAVQEECGYIPHEAVNYLRECLSIPSIDIYGMITFYSLLSTNQKGKYVIRLCNSLPCYLNGTENILDTLVDNLGIEPGQTTLDQRFTLELVPCLGLCDQSPAMVINGVVYGKLTAQLVTEVLDELRTY, from the coding sequence ATGGAAAGTATCTGGAAAGAAAAAGTAGACGGCGTCATTACCCAGAGCGGAAGCTCTCGGCTCTCCCTCCTTCCATGTTTGGAAGCGGTTCAGGAAGAGTGTGGCTACATACCCCACGAAGCTGTAAATTATTTGAGGGAATGCTTAAGCATTCCCTCAATTGATATTTACGGCATGATTACCTTTTACAGCCTGCTCTCCACTAACCAAAAGGGAAAGTACGTTATCCGCCTGTGTAATTCGCTACCCTGTTACCTGAACGGTACGGAAAACATTCTGGATACCCTGGTGGACAACCTGGGTATAGAACCGGGCCAAACCACTCTGGATCAACGTTTTACCCTGGAGCTGGTACCCTGTCTGGGATTATGTGACCAGTCACCGGCTATGGTAATTAACGGGGTGGTTTACGGTAAGCTAACTGCTCAGTTGGTAACCGAAGTCCTGGACGAATTGAGGACTTACTAA
- a CDS encoding complex I 51 kDa subunit family protein has protein sequence MKDVKIITRHLNTANSADIDVYLADGGYQALKKALSMTPEEVIAEVKRSKLVGRGGAAFPTGLKWELTRKEKANPKYIVCNASEGEPGTFKDRLILKNDPHMVLEGFIIAAYAVGTSQGFIHAREVYTEEIELFQKAIDQATERGFLGQNIMGSNFSLDIQFYKSAGAYICGEETALFESLEGHRGIPAARPPYPVQVGLMDKPTTVNNVETLCNVPAIINNGADWFASIGHPDYPGTKLFCLSGNVKEPGVFEMPLGTNLKDLLEAGGGVDGKFKAVLPGGISSSLLTETDISLDFKTLAKAGTMLGSGAVIVINSDTSMVNVASNVAHFFDEEGCGKCSICREGTRRAAEILSRFSRGQGNRNELEWLLELHEVMKDTASCGLGQVALNVAASAIRNFKGEFLAQVRKEEGVWLR, from the coding sequence ATGAAAGACGTGAAGATTATTACCCGTCATCTGAACACTGCCAATTCAGCTGATATTGATGTATATCTGGCTGACGGCGGTTACCAGGCCCTTAAGAAAGCTTTGTCTATGACCCCGGAGGAAGTGATTGCCGAGGTCAAACGCTCAAAGCTGGTGGGCAGGGGGGGAGCGGCCTTTCCCACTGGGCTCAAATGGGAGCTTACCCGCAAGGAAAAGGCCAACCCGAAATATATTGTCTGTAATGCCAGCGAGGGCGAACCGGGCACTTTTAAGGACCGGTTGATACTTAAAAATGACCCCCATATGGTACTGGAAGGTTTTATTATTGCCGCTTATGCGGTGGGCACTTCCCAGGGCTTTATTCACGCCCGTGAGGTTTATACTGAAGAGATAGAGCTTTTCCAGAAAGCCATAGACCAGGCAACCGAACGCGGTTTTCTGGGGCAGAATATCATGGGGAGCAATTTCTCGCTGGATATTCAGTTTTACAAGAGTGCCGGTGCTTATATCTGCGGTGAGGAAACTGCCCTTTTTGAGTCCCTTGAAGGGCACAGAGGTATTCCCGCCGCTCGCCCGCCGTATCCGGTGCAGGTGGGGCTTATGGATAAACCCACTACGGTTAACAACGTAGAAACTCTCTGCAATGTTCCTGCCATTATAAATAACGGGGCGGACTGGTTCGCTTCAATAGGCCATCCGGACTATCCCGGTACCAAGCTTTTCTGCCTTTCCGGCAACGTGAAAGAACCGGGTGTTTTTGAAATGCCGCTGGGAACCAACCTGAAGGACTTGCTTGAGGCCGGGGGGGGCGTAGACGGCAAGTTCAAGGCGGTTTTACCGGGCGGCATATCTTCCAGCCTGCTGACCGAAACTGATATCAGTCTGGATTTCAAGACGCTGGCCAAGGCCGGTACTATGCTTGGGTCAGGCGCGGTTATTGTTATAAACTCCGACACCAGTATGGTCAATGTAGCCTCCAACGTAGCCCACTTCTTTGACGAAGAGGGTTGCGGCAAGTGCTCTATCTGCCGCGAAGGTACTCGCCGGGCGGCTGAAATCCTGAGCCGCTTTTCCCGCGGGCAGGGTAACCGCAATGAACTGGAGTGGCTGCTGGAACTGCATGAGGTAATGAAAGATACTGCTTCCTGCGGTCTTGGGCAGGTGGCCCTGAATGTGGCTGCCAGTGCTATCCGTAACTTCAAGGGTGAATTCTTGGCGCAGGTGCGTAAGGAGGAAGGCGTATGGTTACGCTAA
- a CDS encoding NADH-dependent [FeFe] hydrogenase, group A6: MVTLNIDNKQISVPEGTTIMQAAKQANINIPHLCYFEGLKSYSGCRVCVVEIEGEPRLATSCSRKVAEGMKVNTHSARVRRARRTILEILLANHPQDCFNCERNQNCDLLRLAFECGVKKLRFEESEKRVLPIDSTSPSIIRDPNKCIACGRCVRVCHDIQTVNAIGFINKGPDTMVATSMDRGMGNVACANCGQCILVCPVGAIKERSAVDAVWAAIADPTKHVVVQEAPSVRVSLGEELGLPAGTLVAKKMYAALRRLGFDAVFDTNFTADLTIMEEGSELVERVKDGGVLPQITSCCPGWVKFMEHYYPELAPNVSSAKSPQQMFGAVCKTYYAEKAGIDPKTIINVSVMPCTAKKFECQRPEMNDSGFKDVDYVLTTRELARMIKEAGLDFASLEEEPAEDLLGLYTGAATIFGATGGVMEAAIRSAYTLITGRELENLDIEPVRGLEGIKTASVNIDGLEVKVAVAHGLGNARHLLEEIKEGTSPYHFIEIMACPGGCVGGGGQPIRFDSSLKKKRGEALYEEDRNMPKRCSHHNTSVEKIYADYLEKPLGKRSHKLLHTEYTSRPVV, translated from the coding sequence ATGGTTACGCTAAATATTGACAACAAGCAGATAAGCGTACCTGAAGGTACGACTATTATGCAGGCCGCCAAACAGGCCAATATTAATATTCCCCACCTGTGTTATTTCGAAGGCCTGAAAAGTTACAGCGGCTGCCGGGTATGTGTGGTGGAAATAGAGGGTGAACCCCGTTTGGCTACATCCTGCTCACGTAAGGTAGCCGAAGGGATGAAGGTTAATACCCATTCTGCCAGAGTCCGCCGCGCCCGCCGCACTATACTTGAAATTTTGCTGGCCAATCACCCACAGGACTGTTTTAATTGTGAACGCAACCAGAACTGTGACTTATTGCGGCTGGCGTTTGAATGCGGAGTTAAAAAGCTGCGCTTTGAAGAAAGCGAAAAGCGGGTACTGCCTATAGACAGTACCAGCCCCAGCATTATCCGTGATCCCAATAAATGTATTGCCTGCGGACGGTGTGTCCGCGTCTGCCACGATATACAAACAGTAAATGCCATAGGTTTTATAAATAAAGGTCCGGATACCATGGTGGCAACCTCTATGGATAGGGGTATGGGCAATGTTGCCTGTGCCAACTGCGGCCAGTGTATACTGGTCTGCCCGGTGGGTGCTATCAAGGAACGCTCGGCGGTGGATGCTGTCTGGGCGGCCATAGCAGACCCGACCAAACACGTAGTTGTTCAGGAAGCCCCTTCGGTCAGGGTTTCTCTGGGTGAAGAGCTGGGCTTGCCGGCAGGTACGCTGGTTGCCAAAAAGATGTATGCCGCTTTAAGGCGTCTGGGTTTTGACGCCGTATTTGATACCAACTTTACCGCTGACCTGACCATTATGGAAGAGGGTTCGGAACTGGTGGAACGGGTTAAGGATGGTGGGGTGCTTCCCCAGATAACCTCCTGCTGCCCCGGCTGGGTCAAGTTTATGGAACACTATTATCCTGAGCTTGCGCCCAACGTTTCCTCCGCCAAGTCCCCCCAGCAAATGTTCGGGGCGGTCTGCAAGACCTATTATGCTGAAAAGGCCGGTATAGACCCCAAAACTATTATTAATGTTTCGGTTATGCCCTGTACGGCCAAGAAGTTTGAGTGCCAGCGTCCCGAAATGAATGATAGCGGTTTTAAAGACGTGGATTATGTCTTAACTACCCGCGAGCTGGCCCGCATGATAAAAGAGGCCGGTCTGGACTTTGCTTCGCTGGAAGAAGAGCCTGCCGAAGACCTGCTGGGTCTTTACACCGGTGCGGCCACTATCTTCGGAGCTACCGGCGGTGTTATGGAGGCGGCTATCCGCAGTGCCTATACGCTGATAACCGGACGTGAACTGGAAAATCTGGACATAGAGCCGGTGCGCGGGCTGGAAGGCATAAAGACAGCCAGTGTTAATATTGACGGGTTAGAGGTTAAAGTGGCGGTGGCTCACGGGCTGGGAAATGCCCGGCACTTGCTGGAGGAGATAAAAGAGGGTACTTCACCGTATCACTTTATAGAAATTATGGCTTGCCCCGGTGGTTGTGTCGGTGGCGGAGGCCAGCCCATACGCTTTGATTCCAGCTTGAAGAAAAAGCGCGGCGAAGCCCTTTACGAAGAGGACAGAAATATGCCCAAGCGGTGTTCTCATCACAACACCTCCGTAGAGAAGATATATGCCGATTATCTGGAAAAACCGCTCGGCAAGCGTTCTCACAAACTGTTGCATACCGAATATACAAGTCGCCCGGTGGTTTAA
- a CDS encoding alpha/beta hydrolase, translating into MRFTEGHFKGCQDYNCYYQALLPNGSPKAIVLVVHGLGEHSGRYSELAHYLADRSYAVYAYDHFGHGKTDGKAGYVSSYDVYIYDLISAFSMVQAKHPTSKIFIFGHSMGGLVTAAYASKHQYDASGLIFSSIALKPYTGMPGILNQIVKPLSKIAPMLGVRKIDASTISHNKNIVKAYNEDPLVLHHRMSAHMAAEFLRICQDLPDFLKKISLPSLVIHGEEDHLVNINGSRELVQRISSKDKTLITYPGMYHEVFNEPDCPQVWNDLFFWLENHI; encoded by the coding sequence ATGAGGTTCACCGAAGGGCATTTCAAAGGCTGTCAGGACTACAATTGTTACTATCAAGCCTTACTGCCAAACGGCAGTCCCAAAGCCATTGTGCTGGTAGTTCACGGTTTGGGTGAACACTCCGGCCGTTACAGCGAGCTGGCCCATTATCTGGCAGACCGAAGTTATGCCGTTTATGCTTATGATCATTTCGGACACGGCAAAACAGACGGCAAGGCCGGTTATGTATCCAGTTACGATGTATATATTTATGACCTCATCAGCGCTTTCAGCATGGTGCAGGCTAAACATCCTACTTCTAAAATATTCATTTTCGGCCACAGCATGGGCGGCCTGGTTACCGCGGCTTATGCCAGCAAGCACCAGTATGATGCCAGCGGCCTTATTTTTTCCAGCATAGCCCTCAAACCGTATACCGGCATGCCGGGTATTTTAAATCAGATTGTTAAACCCCTGTCCAAAATAGCCCCGATGCTTGGCGTACGCAAAATTGACGCTTCCACTATCAGCCACAATAAAAATATAGTCAAAGCGTACAATGAAGACCCGCTGGTACTGCACCACCGTATGAGTGCCCACATGGCAGCCGAATTTCTGCGCATTTGTCAGGATTTGCCCGATTTTCTGAAGAAAATCAGCCTGCCCAGTCTGGTTATTCACGGCGAAGAAGACCATCTGGTAAATATAAACGGCAGCCGTGAATTGGTGCAACGGATAAGTTCCAAGGATAAAACCCTGATAACCTACCCCGGTATGTATCACGAGGTATTTAATGAGCCTGACTGCCCCCAGGTCTGGAATGACCTTTTCTTCTGGCTTGAAAACCATATTTAA
- a CDS encoding DUF5661 family protein, producing MSKKSFSTDEAKAVAKILGITFNKYNIEQFRMGMDVELEHGTRDPHTNVTNDDPVLTGKIALAHLNEIEDYYTRLAEMEAEAGVED from the coding sequence ATGTCTAAGAAAAGTTTTTCAACCGACGAAGCTAAAGCAGTAGCCAAAATACTGGGTATCACCTTTAACAAATACAACATAGAACAGTTCCGCATGGGCATGGACGTAGAGTTGGAACACGGCACCAGAGACCCGCACACCAACGTCACCAATGATGACCCGGTACTGACCGGTAAAATAGCCCTGGCCCACCTGAATGAAATAGAAGATTACTATACCCGTCTGGCTGAAATGGAAGCTGAAGCAGGAGTGGAAGACTAA
- a CDS encoding M48 family metallopeptidase translates to MSPRNIYSRPEVIGKKSIVLEGKEVHYTLRKSHFSDLIRLAIRSATGLVVTVPHHYNMNGLDDILLQRSAWILKHQTKMNANRFILEDGLHDGQKVPYLGKLYTLRIREGGERGHVSLSENTIHLLTGSKSAVEVMGKWYRHQAAEAIKVSLEKNAAAMGLTFGKLSIRAQKTRWGSCTSKGDLNFNWKLATMPQPLIDYVIIHELSHRVEMNHTDRFWAVVEKYCPNWKTLRKQLKTYE, encoded by the coding sequence TTGAGTCCCCGTAATATTTATTCCCGTCCTGAGGTTATCGGCAAGAAAAGCATAGTCCTGGAAGGCAAAGAGGTTCACTATACACTGAGAAAAAGCCATTTTTCAGACCTCATCCGCCTGGCTATACGCTCTGCCACCGGCTTGGTAGTTACTGTTCCCCACCACTACAATATGAACGGGCTGGACGATATCCTGCTGCAGCGTTCAGCCTGGATTTTGAAACACCAGACTAAAATGAATGCCAACCGTTTTATACTTGAAGACGGACTGCATGACGGACAAAAAGTCCCCTATCTGGGCAAACTTTATACCCTGCGGATAAGAGAAGGCGGAGAAAGAGGCCACGTTAGTCTGTCTGAAAATACAATTCACTTGCTTACCGGCAGTAAATCTGCAGTCGAAGTGATGGGAAAATGGTATCGCCATCAGGCTGCCGAGGCTATTAAAGTCAGCCTTGAAAAAAATGCTGCCGCTATGGGATTAACCTTTGGCAAGCTCTCTATACGCGCTCAAAAAACCCGCTGGGGCAGCTGCACCTCAAAGGGCGATCTTAATTTTAACTGGAAACTGGCAACCATGCCGCAGCCGCTCATAGACTACGTGATAATTCACGAACTTTCCCACCGGGTGGAAATGAACCATACAGATAGATTCTGGGCAGTGGTGGAAAAGTATTGCCCAAACTGGAAAACTCTGCGTAAGCAGCTGAAAACCTACGAATAA
- a CDS encoding DMT family transporter, protein MKAKTYLLLLLGVFGIAAASVFTRLADAPPVIITSLRMLTATLLLMPFAAGPVYQAVKRLSRRNLLLIILAGFLVGIDQFFWVSSLEYTSIASSVILVTSHPVLVAVMSYIMWRERLNPKAIGGVLAAFGGMALINLATAQVGEQAFLGNILALAATIPTTGYLIIGRQMRNRIDFLPYITLLYGSAAFILLAGAFISGEEFSGYPGTTYLMIFLLAVISQLVGHSSLNMALRLVPALVVSVAILGEPVGAIILGYIFLGEGLTLNEFLGGMLVLAGILVVMLNQPRTEKMEAETPH, encoded by the coding sequence ATGAAAGCTAAGACGTATCTCCTGTTGCTTCTCGGGGTGTTTGGCATTGCTGCGGCTTCGGTTTTTACCCGTCTGGCAGATGCTCCGCCTGTTATAATCACCAGTTTGCGCATGCTTACGGCTACCCTTTTGCTTATGCCGTTTGCCGCAGGACCAGTATATCAGGCTGTAAAACGCCTATCACGGCGAAACCTGCTGCTTATCATACTGGCCGGTTTTCTGGTAGGTATTGACCAGTTTTTCTGGGTAAGTTCTCTTGAATACACCTCCATCGCCAGCTCGGTTATTCTGGTAACTTCACACCCGGTGCTGGTAGCCGTTATGTCTTATATAATGTGGCGTGAACGGCTAAACCCGAAAGCCATAGGCGGTGTACTGGCAGCCTTCGGAGGCATGGCGTTAATAAATCTAGCCACCGCTCAGGTAGGTGAACAGGCATTTTTGGGCAACATACTGGCCTTAGCGGCTACTATACCTACTACAGGATATTTGATTATCGGCCGCCAGATGCGTAACCGTATAGATTTTCTGCCTTACATCACTCTTCTTTACGGGAGTGCCGCTTTTATACTGCTGGCGGGTGCGTTTATCAGCGGTGAAGAATTCAGCGGATATCCCGGCACTACCTACCTGATGATTTTCCTGCTGGCAGTGATTTCCCAACTGGTAGGCCACTCGTCTCTGAATATGGCTTTACGGCTGGTACCTGCTCTGGTAGTTTCAGTAGCCATACTGGGTGAACCGGTAGGTGCTATTATACTGGGATATATTTTTCTGGGGGAAGGTCTTACCCTTAATGAATTTCTGGGAGGTATGCTGGTACTAGCCGGCATACTTGTTGTTATGTTAAACCAGCCCCGCACCGAAAAAATGGAGGCTGAGACACCGCATTGA
- a CDS encoding GntG family PLP-dependent aldolase: MKIIDLRSDTVTRPTPEMKKAMCDAPLGDDVFGEDPTVNRLEEIAAVKTGKEAALFTPSGTMSNLLAVLSQTRPGDEIILGSESHILWYEVGGASAVGGVVMRAVPNQPDGTIHLADIKDAIRSSNLHFPPTRLICLENTHNRCGGAVLSPSYTAGVANLAGARGIKVHLDGARLFNACVALGVSAKELCLGMDTVSFCLSKGLSAPAGSLLCSDRETINRARKFRKMLGGGMRQAGVLAACGIVALETMIDRLAQDHAMAKTLAEGLFSIDNHTLDKNTVQTNIVIFNPPFGLDADKFLVQAKQAGMLFTTGSHGRVRAVCHHDLSESDIQTALSRIAAMKGC; encoded by the coding sequence ATGAAAATTATAGACCTTAGGAGTGATACTGTTACCCGTCCCACCCCCGAAATGAAAAAAGCCATGTGTGATGCCCCTCTGGGAGATGATGTATTCGGGGAAGACCCCACCGTAAACCGTCTGGAGGAAATAGCAGCCGTGAAAACTGGTAAAGAAGCGGCTTTGTTTACTCCCAGCGGTACCATGAGCAATCTGCTGGCAGTTTTATCCCAAACCCGCCCGGGTGATGAAATAATACTGGGGAGCGAATCTCATATACTCTGGTACGAGGTAGGCGGGGCATCAGCCGTTGGTGGAGTGGTTATGAGGGCTGTGCCAAACCAGCCTGACGGAACTATTCACCTCGCGGATATAAAAGATGCCATCCGGAGTTCAAATCTTCATTTCCCGCCGACCCGCCTTATCTGTCTGGAAAATACCCATAACCGTTGCGGAGGAGCGGTGCTAAGCCCATCCTACACCGCCGGGGTGGCAAATCTGGCCGGGGCGCGGGGTATCAAGGTGCATCTGGATGGTGCCCGCCTGTTTAATGCCTGTGTGGCTTTGGGTGTTTCGGCTAAAGAGCTCTGTTTGGGTATGGATACAGTCAGTTTTTGCCTGTCAAAAGGGCTGTCGGCACCGGCAGGTTCGCTTTTGTGTTCTGACAGAGAAACCATAAATCGGGCCAGAAAATTCCGTAAAATGCTGGGCGGTGGTATGCGTCAGGCCGGGGTATTGGCAGCCTGCGGTATTGTGGCTCTGGAAACTATGATAGATCGTCTGGCTCAGGACCACGCCATGGCAAAAACTCTGGCTGAGGGTCTGTTTAGTATAGACAACCATACGCTTGATAAGAATACAGTTCAAACCAATATAGTTATCTTTAACCCGCCGTTTGGTTTGGATGCCGATAAATTTCTGGTACAAGCTAAACAGGCAGGGATGCTTTTTACCACTGGTAGTCACGGGCGTGTCAGGGCAGTTTGCCACCATGACCTGAGTGAATCAGATATACAAACAGCTCTCAGCCGTATTGCTGCTATGAAGGGTTGCTAG
- a CDS encoding carboxymuconolactone decarboxylase family protein → MKKFPKRTYSNPVQFFSDIGFILKNRRKLKESRISGFPSAAFRERLMLAVTGVNACRFCTYAHTKMALESGLSQQEIKALLDGDFGNCPPGELNAVLYAQHWADTVAKPSADMKLKLEADYGAEKSGFIHLYLRLIRVGNLSGNTADKFLYYLSFGKMGLDR, encoded by the coding sequence ATGAAAAAATTCCCCAAGCGTACATATTCAAATCCCGTCCAGTTTTTCTCCGATATAGGTTTTATTCTGAAAAACCGCCGAAAGTTAAAGGAATCCCGCATAAGCGGATTTCCATCTGCGGCTTTTCGTGAAAGGTTGATGCTGGCGGTAACCGGGGTTAATGCGTGCCGTTTTTGCACTTACGCCCATACCAAGATGGCACTGGAAAGCGGTCTTTCCCAGCAGGAAATAAAAGCTTTGCTGGATGGTGATTTCGGGAATTGCCCTCCGGGCGAATTAAATGCAGTTCTTTATGCCCAGCATTGGGCGGATACTGTCGCCAAACCATCGGCGGATATGAAGCTTAAGCTTGAGGCAGATTACGGGGCTGAAAAATCTGGTTTTATACATCTGTATCTGCGTCTGATACGTGTTGGCAACCTTAGCGGCAACACCGCTGATAAATTTCTGTATTATCTTTCCTTCGGCAAAATGGGGCTGGACCGCTAG